One genomic window of Candidatus Glassbacteria bacterium includes the following:
- a CDS encoding metal-dependent transcriptional regulator: protein MTTSVKQEEILEAIWTSAETGNDSIEAVRERCTVDFEEADVNELERLNLITKDADKVHFQNGGKELAERIVRCHRLAEVLVNSILKLKNSAMEEVACQLEHSLLPEVEESICTLLGHPEVCPDGKPIPRGSCCDHGRKVIDNTVVSLDELEPGESGKVTYIKPGSHSNLHQLISLGLNPGVLVRVHRTNPAFCIKFENTELALDKEIVQNIFVWRVNHKG, encoded by the coding sequence ATGACAACCAGTGTGAAACAGGAAGAGATTCTGGAAGCTATCTGGACCAGTGCTGAAACCGGGAATGATTCGATCGAGGCGGTCCGGGAAAGGTGCACCGTTGATTTTGAAGAAGCTGACGTCAATGAACTCGAGCGCCTGAACCTGATTACCAAGGATGCGGACAAGGTCCATTTTCAGAACGGCGGTAAAGAGTTGGCCGAGCGCATTGTCAGGTGCCACCGTCTCGCCGAGGTACTGGTCAACAGTATTCTCAAACTTAAAAATTCCGCCATGGAAGAGGTCGCCTGCCAGTTGGAGCACTCCCTGCTTCCGGAGGTCGAGGAATCGATCTGTACCCTGCTCGGCCACCCGGAAGTTTGTCCGGACGGGAAACCGATCCCCAGGGGCAGTTGCTGCGACCATGGCCGCAAGGTGATCGATAATACGGTGGTCAGCCTTGACGAACTGGAGCCGGGCGAAAGCGGAAAGGTCACCTATATCAAACCGGGCAGCCATTCCAACCTCCATCAGCTTATCTCTCTGGGCCTGAACCCGGGGGTCCTCGTAAGGGTCCATCGAACCAACCCCGCTTTTTGCATTAAATTCGAGAACACCGAGCTTGCCCTGGACAAAGAAATAGTCCAAAATATTTTTGTCTGGAGAGTAAACCATAAAGGGTGA
- a CDS encoding porin: protein MRVLTDRINVVLLGLVVLLIQTGNIYGQGSGGLYEQKCGRCHDLFEANEYSAEEWPGQVRAMRVQSALIPDQYEEIVNYLVNAAREEESSYIGKVNWGGYLYTEYFHTEDKAKNFDLHYLNFTLSGWASEKINFIGEFELEHGGTGGSNTFVEEAYIDYWFVPNLGIKVGAMLTPFNRFDEFHAPLMNYTVTRPQISREIGVSAWKDVGVDLHGYLNFDAHNSLSFDLYTINGLGDGSRMRNSRQYRDNNEDKAIGARVNLTLQDALEVGFSVYNGAWDDAGDYDLTMVGGHVMLHTSLVDLYGEFASASSENPTGVEDGDMSGYFIQASKLINKVVRPTVRYGKLDYLDPGSALGRSARDTDLNELVLCLGIYPNPRVVLKIEYQIFGKGSRASTKTPDQLGLQFAVRF, encoded by the coding sequence ATGAGAGTATTGACAGATAGAATCAATGTAGTGCTGTTAGGCCTGGTTGTTTTGCTGATTCAGACCGGCAACATATATGGCCAGGGTTCCGGAGGGTTGTACGAGCAAAAATGCGGCCGCTGCCACGACCTGTTCGAAGCAAATGAATACTCCGCCGAGGAATGGCCCGGCCAGGTGCGGGCCATGAGGGTACAGTCAGCGCTGATTCCGGACCAGTATGAGGAGATCGTGAACTATCTTGTCAATGCGGCCCGCGAGGAAGAAAGCTCGTATATCGGCAAGGTGAATTGGGGCGGCTATCTGTACACAGAGTATTTCCATACCGAAGACAAGGCAAAGAATTTCGACCTGCATTACCTGAACTTTACGCTTTCCGGCTGGGCGAGCGAGAAGATTAATTTCATCGGGGAATTCGAACTGGAGCATGGAGGGACCGGCGGCAGCAACACTTTCGTCGAGGAGGCCTACATTGACTACTGGTTCGTACCCAACCTGGGTATCAAGGTGGGGGCCATGCTCACGCCTTTCAACCGCTTCGACGAGTTTCACGCACCCCTCATGAACTACACTGTCACCCGGCCGCAGATATCGCGTGAGATCGGGGTCAGCGCCTGGAAGGACGTAGGAGTTGACCTGCACGGGTATCTCAACTTCGATGCGCACAACTCGCTCTCCTTCGACCTCTATACCATTAACGGCCTGGGCGACGGTTCGCGAATGCGCAACAGCCGCCAATACCGCGACAACAACGAAGACAAGGCTATCGGAGCAAGGGTGAACCTTACCCTCCAGGATGCCCTGGAAGTGGGCTTCTCGGTATACAACGGCGCCTGGGACGATGCCGGCGATTACGACCTCACCATGGTCGGCGGCCACGTGATGCTCCACACCTCGCTGGTTGACCTTTACGGAGAGTTTGCTTCGGCCTCGTCCGAGAACCCCACCGGCGTGGAAGATGGAGATATGTCCGGCTATTTCATCCAGGCTTCCAAGCTGATCAATAAAGTGGTCAGGCCGACTGTCAGGTATGGAAAACTCGATTACCTCGACCCTGGCAGCGCCCTGGGCAGAAGCGCCAGGGACACGGACCTGAACGAGTTGGTCCTTTGTCTGGGTATTTACCCGAACCCGCGGGTGGTCTTAAAAATAGAATACCAGATATTCGGCAAAGGCAGCAGGGCCTCGACAAAAACCCCCGACCAATTGGGCTTGCAGTTCGCGGTGAGGTTCTAG
- a CDS encoding ferrous iron transporter B produces the protein MAGQRRKTISFSDGGIMRINSSCCNKAGTGCGNHRSGYAIIGNMNVGKTTLFSRMCKTRAMGVNIPGTSVTVENGRVEGMESHLYDTPGICSIFSHNEDERASRDIFLLEETAADMGGIILVADAKNMKRSLAIALQYVEYGLPMLLVVNMIDEGESRGIVIDNEKLSSALGIDVCSSIAREGIGVGEIVSRLGSMRVPKRIMKYPPRVERFLEKVASEFKSSTLSPRVIGLLLLARDRGLEDYLERNFGNGVLERLKRLAEQFHREDPAVWEFQAGNLYNKKAAQVLEDAQKVEPVKRHPFLARLGDWCTDLKTGIPIAIGILAVVYMFLGTFGATYLVDSINGKLFEGLLIPWVTKLVDPIPSAFIRDMIVDPEFGVLPTGVFLALGLVLPVLFCFYLAFGVLEESGYLPRLSILLDKLFHKIGLNGKGVIPLVMGFSCITMAILTTRILDTKKEKNIATFLLLQGMPCAPLLAVMLIILEKMPTSATVMVFGLILAKIMIAGFLANKILPGSGTPLLIEIPAMRLPGFVRIFKLSVLKTYFFMKEALPIFILACLIVFFIDRLGGLRVLEQISRPVINGFMGLPDSSVQVFIKTIIRRESGATEIVRLSGAYTNLQIIVNLLVMTFLSPCVNAAIVVFKERGLKAGITIMGIVFVFALTTGSLINHFCRLLNITFS, from the coding sequence ATGGCCGGCCAGAGGAGGAAAACAATCTCATTCTCAGATGGCGGCATAATGCGGATAAACTCTTCATGCTGCAATAAAGCCGGGACCGGTTGTGGAAACCACAGATCCGGTTATGCAATCATCGGTAATATGAACGTGGGCAAAACCACCCTGTTCTCACGGATGTGCAAGACCAGAGCGATGGGCGTCAATATCCCCGGCACCTCGGTTACCGTGGAGAACGGACGGGTCGAGGGAATGGAGAGCCATCTCTACGACACGCCGGGCATCTGTTCGATATTCTCGCACAACGAGGACGAGAGGGCTTCCCGGGATATTTTCCTGCTCGAGGAGACCGCCGCCGACATGGGCGGAATCATCCTGGTCGCCGATGCCAAGAATATGAAACGCTCCCTGGCCATCGCCCTGCAGTACGTCGAATACGGTCTGCCGATGCTCCTGGTTGTCAACATGATCGACGAGGGGGAATCGCGCGGGATCGTGATCGATAACGAGAAGCTCTCGTCAGCTCTCGGCATTGATGTATGCTCATCCATTGCCAGGGAAGGGATCGGGGTGGGAGAGATTGTCTCCAGGCTCGGGAGCATGCGGGTCCCCAAAAGGATTATGAAATATCCGCCCAGGGTCGAGCGGTTTCTGGAAAAAGTGGCAAGCGAGTTTAAATCATCGACTCTCTCCCCCCGTGTTATCGGCCTGCTGCTGCTGGCCAGGGACCGGGGACTGGAAGACTACCTGGAGAGGAATTTCGGCAATGGGGTCCTGGAGCGGCTCAAGCGCCTTGCCGAACAATTCCACCGGGAAGACCCCGCGGTATGGGAGTTTCAGGCAGGTAACCTGTACAACAAGAAGGCGGCACAGGTCCTCGAAGATGCCCAGAAGGTCGAGCCGGTCAAAAGGCACCCGTTCCTGGCGAGATTGGGCGACTGGTGCACCGACCTGAAAACGGGTATTCCCATAGCTATCGGTATTTTGGCCGTGGTATACATGTTCCTGGGAACCTTCGGGGCCACCTATCTGGTGGACTCTATCAACGGCAAGCTCTTCGAGGGCCTGCTGATCCCCTGGGTCACCAAGCTGGTGGACCCCATACCCAGCGCCTTTATCAGGGACATGATCGTCGACCCTGAATTCGGGGTCCTGCCGACCGGTGTTTTCCTGGCCCTGGGCCTGGTCCTGCCGGTACTGTTTTGCTTTTACCTGGCTTTTGGAGTCCTCGAAGAATCCGGATACCTTCCGCGCCTTTCGATCCTGCTCGACAAGCTCTTCCATAAAATAGGGCTCAACGGTAAGGGCGTTATCCCCCTCGTGATGGGTTTCTCCTGCATTACCATGGCCATCCTGACCACCCGGATACTGGACACGAAAAAGGAAAAAAACATCGCGACTTTTCTGCTGTTACAAGGCATGCCCTGCGCCCCGCTGCTCGCGGTCATGCTGATCATCCTGGAAAAAATGCCCACCTCGGCGACAGTGATGGTTTTCGGCCTGATTTTGGCCAAGATAATGATCGCCGGTTTTCTGGCGAACAAAATCCTGCCCGGCTCCGGCACTCCCCTGCTGATAGAAATCCCGGCCATGAGGTTGCCTGGTTTCGTGCGTATTTTTAAGCTGTCGGTGCTGAAAACCTACTTTTTCATGAAAGAGGCGCTACCGATCTTCATCCTGGCCTGTCTTATTGTATTTTTTATCGACAGGCTCGGAGGGCTGAGGGTGCTGGAGCAGATCTCCAGGCCGGTGATAAACGGTTTTATGGGTTTGCCCGACAGCAGCGTGCAGGTCTTTATCAAGACCATTATCCGCCGGGAGAGCGGCGCCACCGAAATAGTGCGCCTCAGTGGTGCGTATACCAACCTTCAGATTATCGTCAACCTGCTGGTAATGACCTTTCTTTCGCCGTGTGTCAATGCCGCTATCGTAGTTTTCAAGGAACGCGGCCTCAAGGCGGGAATCACCATCATGGGCATAGTCTTCGTTTTTGCCCTAACCACAGGCAGTCTTATCAACCACTTTTGCCGTCTGTTGAATATTACATTTTCTTAA
- a CDS encoding carbohydrate porin: MSFDKVTVLLKRSMHISQAPFFAWVFAVSAQAAGAGVEKPDSLRNNGSAGNEIIESSYSSANQVVSSWNKWVSSEVVYRGDFLAKQGGGGGYLGQMNLSLEFDLEKMGLWNGGMFYVRGEQSHGNWVTEHYAATFHIPSNLEAHDYTQLSEYWLEQTFAQEKLTIRLGKQEANEEFCAMEFGEVLLLDAFGPTPVIPMATFPVYGLGLSVFLRPVDGFKLAGGVFDGAGRGGQWGFSTAFDGTGGTFSILEIGLEPAWAGSDELRDNFRLGLWSHSADLGPGDGNPLSTESFESNYGVYVAIDKYLYAEPVTGNEEFQGLGAFATLGWTPSDHNELFSYIGVGLNYFGPFGGRDADIFSLGLAHTRVGKGLEKNLPHSHETVLELGYTLQVSSNFSLHQVVQYFVNPAASGDNTVFGILSFELAL, encoded by the coding sequence ATGAGTTTTGATAAAGTGACGGTTTTGTTGAAGAGGAGCATGCATATTAGCCAGGCGCCTTTTTTCGCCTGGGTATTCGCGGTTTCGGCGCAGGCGGCGGGAGCGGGTGTGGAGAAACCGGACAGCCTTCGGAATAACGGTTCAGCCGGTAACGAAATAATCGAATCATCCTATTCATCGGCAAACCAAGTGGTTTCGTCCTGGAATAAATGGGTCTCTTCGGAGGTGGTCTACCGCGGAGACTTTCTTGCCAAGCAGGGCGGCGGCGGTGGTTATCTCGGCCAGATGAACCTGTCTTTGGAGTTCGACCTGGAAAAAATGGGCCTCTGGAACGGCGGGATGTTTTATGTGCGGGGAGAACAAAGCCACGGCAACTGGGTAACCGAACATTACGCGGCTACCTTCCATATCCCCAGCAACCTGGAGGCCCACGACTATACCCAGTTAAGCGAATACTGGCTTGAGCAGACCTTCGCACAGGAGAAACTGACCATCCGCCTAGGTAAACAGGAGGCCAATGAAGAGTTCTGCGCCATGGAGTTTGGCGAAGTTCTGCTGCTGGATGCTTTCGGTCCCACTCCGGTGATCCCCATGGCCACATTCCCTGTCTACGGTCTTGGCCTTTCGGTGTTTTTGCGGCCGGTGGATGGCTTCAAGCTGGCTGGCGGCGTTTTTGACGGTGCGGGCCGGGGAGGCCAGTGGGGTTTCAGCACTGCTTTTGACGGAACTGGCGGCACGTTTTCGATCCTGGAGATCGGCCTGGAACCGGCCTGGGCGGGCAGCGATGAACTGCGCGACAACTTCCGGCTGGGGCTCTGGAGCCACAGCGCGGACCTGGGGCCCGGCGACGGCAATCCTCTTTCTACGGAGAGTTTCGAGTCCAACTACGGGGTATACGTTGCCATCGATAAGTACTTGTATGCGGAGCCAGTCACCGGCAACGAAGAGTTCCAGGGTCTGGGCGCATTCGCCACCCTGGGATGGACACCATCGGATCACAACGAGCTTTTCAGCTACATCGGCGTGGGGCTAAACTATTTTGGACCTTTCGGCGGCCGGGACGCGGACATATTCTCTCTGGGCCTGGCCCACACCCGCGTGGGCAAAGGCTTGGAAAAGAACCTGCCCCACTCCCACGAGACAGTGCTGGAACTCGGGTACACGCTGCAAGTCTCGAGTAACTTCAGCCTGCATCAGGTAGTGCAGTATTTCGTTAATCCCGCGGCCTCGGGAGACAACACGGTATTCGGTATTCTGAGCTTCGAATTGGCACTCTAG